A segment of the Azospirillum lipoferum 4B genome:
CGTGGCAGCGCGCGCAGTTCTGGTTGAAGGCCGACGCGCCGATCTCGATGGCGCGCTGGTTGCTGCGGTAGGGGTTGCTGTCGCGCCACTTGTCACCCAACTTCTCCAGTCCGCTGGTGTCGACCGCCTGCGGCACCACATCGCCATGGGCATAAACAAGGCCGGGCAGCGCCAGCGCCAGCACTCCGGCCAGGGCGGCGGCATGCAGTGCCGGACGGCGGCGGGGGAGGGGAGGCGTGGCGGTGCTGTGCGTCATCGGTGCGTCCTCTTCCTGCATCCTTCTTGTGACCGCCGCAGTCGGACCGCGTGTCGCCCAAGGATTGGCGGGCATGCGGGACGGTTGCGGGGCCGGATTGCGGTCGAGGATAGCAATCGTTCGTTCGCTTAATTATTCGACAATGGTACAAGGCCGCGGGGCACGGTCCGGCTCACGCCCGGACGAACCGTCCGGCCGCATCCTGGACGATGGTCGGATGACGCATGCGGCAGGCGGCGGCTGCGGTCCGGCTACGCCAGCGGCGGCAGCCGGCCGGCATTGATCGCCGCCTTCACCTTCGCCAATTGCCGCACCGCCGGATCGCCCAGCCGCAGCGCCACGCCCGTCGACAGCACGTCGATCAGCGTCAGGTGCACAAGCCGCGAGGCCATCGGCGTGTACATTTCGGTATCCTCCACCGGCTGGCTGGCGACGACCACGGTCGCCATTCTGGCCAGCGGAGACCGTGGCGCGGTGATCGCGACCACCGCCGTACCCTGTGCCCGCGCCGCCGCCGCCAGCTCGTTGATCGCCCCGCTGCGCCCGGTGTTGGACAGTGCCAGCAGCACCCCGCCGGCCCCCATGTTGACCAGCAGCATGCGCGCCAGCACCGGGTCGGCGCAGGGCTGGGCATCGGCGCCGAAGCGCAGCAGCTTGTGCGCCGCATCCTGTGCCAGCGCGCTGGACCCGCCGGTGCCGACGCACAGAACCCGCGGTGCGGCGGCCAGCAGGGCGATGGCCTGCTCCAGCGCCCGCTCGTCCAGCGTGGCGGAGGCGGCGGTCAGTGCCGCGGCGCTCGATGAAAAAATTTTTCGTGCGAGCGTGCCGACACCGTCGTCGGGCGCCACATCCTGGCTGACATAGGGCGTGCCGCTCCGCACCTCGTCGCGCAGGGCGTCGCGCGCCTGACATTCGGCAAGCCGCAGCTTGAAGTCCGGAAAGCCGGCGCAGCCGACGCTGCGGCAGAATCGCACGACCGTCGCCTCGCTCACCTCCGCCGCCTGGGCCAGCGAGGTGACGTTGAGGTCCAGCACCCGGCGCGGATCGGCCAGAACCAGATCGGCGATCTGCCCCTCGGACCGCTTCAACTCGCCGCGCAGCCGGCGGATCGCGTCCAGTATATCCAATGGTGCAGTGCTGGCGGCAGCGCTGTTGACCGGTGGTGGCATGGCGTAAAGTTACTTTCCAGCAAGGCCCTGCGGGGGCGGCGCCCGACGGCATCCCCGCCGGGGCGCAGAGTCCACTATGAAGAATTTTGCCGCGCCTGGCGAGAAATCCAGCACCGGAACCCCATATATGAAAAAAATTTTCTTCACACCCCGCCGCCCCTGGCGTATGGTCCGTTCCGGAAATCATCGCCTCCCTCTAACGGTCGAGATGCGATCATGAGCAAGCCCGCCCCCCTGAATTCTGTCGTCGCCCGCGTGACCGAGCGCATCGCCGAGCGCAGCCGCGACCGCCGTGCGGCCTATCTGGCGCGGCTGGAAAGCGCCGGTGCGAAGCCGCGCCGCCATCGCCTGGGCTGCGCCAACCTCGCCCACGCCTTCGCCGCCTGTGGGGCGAACGACAAGGCGGCTCTGCGCGGCGAGACCCAGCCGTCGATCGGCATCGTCACCGCCTACAACGACATGCTCTCCGCCCACCAGCCCTACGAGGGCTATCCCGCCATGATCCGCGAGTCGGTGCGCGCGGCCGGCGGCGTGGCGCAGGTCGCCGGCGGCGTGCCCGCCATGTGCGACGGCGTCACCCAGGGCTATGAGGGGATGGAGCTGTCGCTGTTCAGCCGCGACGTCATCGCGCTGGCGACTGGCGTGGCGCTGTCCCATGCCACCTTCGACGGCGTGCTGTGCCTGGGCATCTGCGACAAGATCGTCCCCGGCCTGACGATCGGCGCGCTGGCCTTCGGCCATCTGCCGACCATCTTCGTGCCCGCCGGCCCGATGCCCTCCGGCCTGTCCAATGCCGACAAGGCCAAGGCGCGCCAGCTCTACGCCCAGGGCAAGGTCGGCCGGGAGGAACTGCTGGACGCGGAGTCCAAATCCTACCACGCGCCCGGCACCTGCACCTTCTACGGCACCGCCAACACCAACCAGATGCTGATGGAGATCATGGGCCTGCACCTGCCGGGCGCCAGCTTCGTCAACCCCAACACGCCTCTGCGCGATGCGCTGACCGATGCGGCGGCCCGCCGGGTGGTGGCGATGACCGCGCCCGGCGCCGGCATCCCCATCGGCCGCATCGTCGACGAGCGCGCGCTGGTCAACGGCATCGTCGGGCTGCTGGCCACCGGCGGTTCGACCAACCACACCCTGCACATCCCGGCCATCGCCGCCGCCGCCGGCATCGAACTGAACTGGGAGGATTTCTCGGAGCTGTCGGCGGTGGTTCCGCTGCTCGCCCGTGTCTATCCCAACGGCAGCGCCGACGTGAACCGCTTCCATCAGGCCGGCGGCATGCCCTTCATCATCGGCCAGCTGATCGACGCCGGCCTCGTCCACACCGACATCTCCACCATCCTGGGCGAGGGCGGGCTGGAGCCCTACCGCAGTATGCCTGACCTCGACGAGGGCGGCGCCCTGACCTGGACCCGTGCAGCCACCGACCAGAGCGGCGATCCGACGGTCGTCGCCACCACCGCGGCACCCTTCGCGGCCGAAGGCGGCCTGCGCGTGCTGACCGGCAATCTCGGCCGTGGCGTCATCAAGACCTCGGCGGTCAAGCCGGAGCACCGCGTCGTCGAGGCGCCCGCCCGCGTCTTCGACAATCAGGAGGCCGTCCAGGCCGCCTTCCGTGCCGGCGAACTCGACCGCGACGCGATCGTCGTCGTCCGTTACCAGGGCCCCGGCGCCAACGGCATGCCGGAGCTGCACAAGCTGACCCCGCCGCTGGGCGTGCTGCAGGACAAGGGCTTCAAGGTCGCGCTGGTGACCGACGGCCGCATGTCCGGCGCATCCGGCAAGGTCCCGGCGGCCATCCACGTCACGCCGGAGGTGAAGGGCGGCGGCCCGCTCGGCCGCGTGCGCGACGGCGACATCCTGCGGCTGGACGCCGAGGCCGGGACGCTCGACGCCCTG
Coding sequences within it:
- a CDS encoding SIS domain-containing protein, which gives rise to MPPPVNSAAASTAPLDILDAIRRLRGELKRSEGQIADLVLADPRRVLDLNVTSLAQAAEVSEATVVRFCRSVGCAGFPDFKLRLAECQARDALRDEVRSGTPYVSQDVAPDDGVGTLARKIFSSSAAALTAASATLDERALEQAIALLAAAPRVLCVGTGGSSALAQDAAHKLLRFGADAQPCADPVLARMLLVNMGAGGVLLALSNTGRSGAINELAAAARAQGTAVVAITAPRSPLARMATVVVASQPVEDTEMYTPMASRLVHLTLIDVLSTGVALRLGDPAVRQLAKVKAAINAGRLPPLA
- the pedF gene encoding cytochrome c-550 PedF; amino-acid sequence: MTHSTATPPLPRRRPALHAAALAGVLALALPGLVYAHGDVVPQAVDTSGLEKLGDKWRDSNPYRSNQRAIEIGASAFNQNCARCHGLGAVSGGIAPDLRYLEKGDAGDEWFKERVINGSIRNGVTYMPAFGEALGQEALWAIRSWLETVHEE
- the edd gene encoding phosphogluconate dehydratase, which codes for MSKPAPLNSVVARVTERIAERSRDRRAAYLARLESAGAKPRRHRLGCANLAHAFAACGANDKAALRGETQPSIGIVTAYNDMLSAHQPYEGYPAMIRESVRAAGGVAQVAGGVPAMCDGVTQGYEGMELSLFSRDVIALATGVALSHATFDGVLCLGICDKIVPGLTIGALAFGHLPTIFVPAGPMPSGLSNADKAKARQLYAQGKVGREELLDAESKSYHAPGTCTFYGTANTNQMLMEIMGLHLPGASFVNPNTPLRDALTDAAARRVVAMTAPGAGIPIGRIVDERALVNGIVGLLATGGSTNHTLHIPAIAAAAGIELNWEDFSELSAVVPLLARVYPNGSADVNRFHQAGGMPFIIGQLIDAGLVHTDISTILGEGGLEPYRSMPDLDEGGALTWTRAATDQSGDPTVVATTAAPFAAEGGLRVLTGNLGRGVIKTSAVKPEHRVVEAPARVFDNQEAVQAAFRAGELDRDAIVVVRYQGPGANGMPELHKLTPPLGVLQDKGFKVALVTDGRMSGASGKVPAAIHVTPEVKGGGPLGRVRDGDILRLDAEAGTLDALVDAAEWDNRGAPPPPSEDASHGCGRELFSLFRNNAGPAESGASVLNLLGR